The following are from one region of the Pseudodesulfovibrio piezophilus C1TLV30 genome:
- a CDS encoding PAS domain S-box protein — MKEESKGKSTSLELEYLRETAQDEQALKLFDVAPLPYQSLDEKGNIIHINRAWMNLLGYEYDDVIGTNFEDYLSPVSIPLFKERFCAFLQRGEAHSVEYSMVRSDGITRQVQVIGRVSTHADGSFKQTHCILHDISDKRRAEEELAASEHQFRSLFESSIDGIICSDENGAIINVNPAICGMLGRNGHDLVGKSVWDITPEEWMAPEKDLLRRQVCMIGFCEEFRKELIHADGHNVPVSIRLWIRRDEFGNNIGNWVLVRDITEQIRTEQILKDSERKYRDIFERSLEGLYQSTPRGKFIDVNPALAKIMGYKSPDQLMNMVKNIAEDLYVNSKERVLLVETLNNDGGITDFEIQIRRKDGRFIWVSVTARTVYGSDGTPVMYEGSMIDITERKMTEEALKLTQFSVDHAPISIYWVNEQGQFVYINNMGCQALGYTREELSTMTVADINPTMHPEDWSERWKTRGSQKINRFESVHERKDGSTFPVGLTTYSLTYGSEEFLFSYADDLSERHKGEKELRRSRNLLNEVQRISRTGGWDVNLKTGKIFWTEGQLHLHGIQTGEPPDSMMKYLDEFIHPEDKAAARAVWRSIIKNRIPAEMECRIIRTDGTEATMVSVGVPVVNEKGELERIYGSSRDVTNERLAARELEESHQRLLTILDGIEADIYVSDINSDEILFLNAHMRNNFGDPGEKTRCHDMFRDEKDHCRFCPKGDLLDSHGNPMKTQVTERYSAFKDRWYLNHDRAIEWLEGRMVHMHMAADITELKNMERELKLAMAETKEASNAKNEFLANMSHEIRTPLNGLLGMLQILQLTKLKGEQQDYLNTALDSGRNLLQVLNDILDLTKIESGKLDFEEYDMELGEVLNSVVQVFRHMAEQRGVSMTWEIDETLQRHFSADKGRLRQILFNLVGNAVKFTESGSVTVKAYPLSTVFDDGRTQLYFSVADTGIGIPDDKIDQIFDPFTQVDGSFSRKYQGTGLGLGIVHRLVTLMGGSIAVSSQLGKGTTIIFTIMVGSQQLPHHSQPPLTEIESRPLSILLAEDEHVNRLVAKRLLSKLGHTVTTVENGEDAIALLGERSFDLLLSDIQMPGMDGMETTRIIRNKLKLDIPVIALTAHAMKGDRGRFIKAGMDGYIAKPFELTELKEELVRVMNLRHTEKH, encoded by the coding sequence ATGAAAGAAGAAAGCAAGGGCAAAAGCACTTCACTGGAACTGGAGTATCTCCGGGAAACCGCCCAGGATGAACAAGCGCTCAAGCTGTTCGACGTTGCCCCTTTGCCGTACCAATCCCTGGATGAAAAAGGGAACATCATCCATATCAACCGAGCCTGGATGAACCTGCTCGGATATGAGTATGACGATGTTATTGGCACCAACTTCGAGGACTATCTCTCCCCTGTATCCATCCCGCTTTTCAAGGAACGGTTTTGTGCCTTTCTCCAGCGGGGAGAAGCGCACAGTGTCGAATATTCCATGGTCAGAAGTGACGGAATCACACGGCAGGTTCAGGTCATAGGACGGGTCAGCACCCACGCTGACGGAAGCTTCAAGCAGACCCACTGTATTCTCCACGACATTTCAGACAAGCGACGGGCCGAAGAAGAGCTTGCGGCCAGTGAACACCAGTTCCGCAGCCTCTTCGAATCCAGTATAGACGGCATCATCTGTAGTGACGAAAACGGTGCCATCATCAATGTCAATCCGGCGATTTGCGGCATGCTCGGACGCAATGGGCATGACCTGGTAGGAAAAAGCGTCTGGGATATCACCCCGGAAGAATGGATGGCCCCGGAAAAGGATCTGCTGCGCCGACAGGTCTGCATGATTGGGTTTTGCGAAGAATTCCGCAAAGAACTGATCCACGCCGATGGACACAATGTCCCTGTCTCCATCCGACTATGGATTCGTCGGGATGAGTTCGGCAACAACATCGGCAACTGGGTGTTGGTCCGGGACATCACGGAACAGATCCGCACCGAACAGATACTCAAAGACAGCGAACGAAAATACCGAGATATATTCGAACGTTCACTGGAAGGCCTTTACCAATCGACTCCACGGGGAAAATTCATAGACGTCAACCCTGCACTGGCAAAGATCATGGGCTACAAATCTCCCGATCAGCTCATGAATATGGTCAAAAATATCGCGGAAGACCTTTATGTGAACAGCAAGGAACGTGTGCTCTTGGTCGAAACGCTGAATAACGATGGTGGAATCACTGATTTCGAAATACAGATTCGCCGCAAGGATGGACGGTTCATATGGGTTTCGGTCACGGCCCGCACTGTGTACGGATCGGACGGCACACCGGTCATGTACGAAGGCAGCATGATCGACATCACCGAACGAAAGATGACCGAAGAAGCTCTGAAATTGACCCAGTTTTCTGTGGATCACGCTCCCATCAGCATCTATTGGGTCAATGAACAGGGACAATTCGTGTATATCAATAATATGGGGTGCCAGGCCCTGGGATACACGCGAGAAGAACTCTCTACCATGACGGTTGCCGACATCAACCCGACCATGCATCCCGAAGATTGGTCCGAACGATGGAAAACCCGTGGAAGCCAGAAGATCAATCGATTCGAATCCGTCCATGAACGCAAGGACGGAAGCACCTTTCCCGTCGGCCTGACGACATACTCATTGACCTATGGGAGTGAAGAATTCCTCTTTTCCTATGCTGATGATCTGTCGGAAAGGCACAAAGGCGAAAAGGAACTTCGGCGCTCCCGGAATCTGCTCAACGAGGTGCAACGTATCAGCCGTACCGGCGGTTGGGATGTGAACCTGAAGACCGGGAAGATCTTCTGGACTGAAGGCCAGCTCCACCTCCACGGTATTCAGACCGGCGAACCGCCAGACTCCATGATGAAATACCTTGATGAGTTTATTCATCCAGAGGACAAGGCAGCTGCGAGGGCTGTGTGGCGCTCGATCATAAAAAACCGCATTCCGGCCGAAATGGAGTGCAGGATCATCCGTACCGACGGTACGGAAGCAACCATGGTCAGTGTCGGTGTCCCGGTAGTTAATGAAAAGGGTGAGTTGGAGCGAATATATGGCTCCAGCCGGGATGTCACCAATGAACGGCTGGCGGCCAGAGAACTGGAGGAATCCCACCAACGTCTGCTGACGATCCTTGATGGCATTGAAGCGGACATCTATGTGTCGGACATTAACAGCGATGAAATTTTGTTTCTCAATGCACATATGCGTAATAATTTCGGCGATCCAGGTGAAAAGACCCGCTGCCACGACATGTTCCGTGATGAGAAAGATCATTGCAGATTCTGCCCCAAGGGGGATTTGCTCGACAGCCATGGCAACCCCATGAAGACACAGGTCACAGAACGTTACAGCGCCTTCAAGGATCGATGGTATCTCAATCATGACCGTGCCATTGAATGGCTTGAAGGCAGAATGGTCCACATGCATATGGCGGCAGACATCACAGAACTCAAAAACATGGAACGCGAACTGAAACTCGCCATGGCTGAAACAAAAGAAGCCAGCAATGCCAAAAACGAGTTCCTTGCAAACATGAGCCACGAAATAAGGACACCGCTCAACGGTTTACTCGGTATGCTCCAAATCCTTCAACTCACCAAGTTAAAAGGAGAACAACAAGATTATCTGAACACGGCCCTTGACTCGGGACGCAATCTGCTTCAGGTCCTCAACGATATCCTCGATCTCACAAAAATCGAATCAGGCAAACTCGACTTCGAAGAATACGACATGGAACTCGGTGAAGTCTTGAATTCCGTTGTTCAGGTTTTTCGCCACATGGCAGAACAACGCGGCGTGAGCATGACCTGGGAAATCGACGAGACACTACAACGACATTTTTCTGCCGACAAAGGACGACTACGCCAGATTCTTTTCAATCTGGTGGGGAATGCCGTCAAGTTCACGGAATCCGGCTCGGTCACGGTCAAGGCCTACCCTCTGTCCACAGTCTTTGATGACGGCAGAACACAACTCTATTTCTCTGTTGCCGACACCGGCATAGGCATCCCGGACGACAAAATAGACCAGATTTTCGACCCTTTTACTCAAGTGGACGGATCTTTTTCACGGAAATATCAGGGAACAGGCCTCGGTCTCGGCATCGTGCATCGCCTGGTGACACTGATGGGCGGCAGCATCGCCGTCAGCAGCCAACTGGGCAAAGGCACAACTATCATCTTTACCATTATGGTCGGCAGCCAGCAGCTCCCGCACCACTCCCAACCTCCTCTTACCGAAATCGAAAGCCGACCTCTGTCCATTCTTCTGGCCGAGGACGAACACGTCAACCGCCTCGTCGCCAAACGCCTGCTGAGCAAACTGGGGCACACCGTGACCACTGTCGAAAATGGTGAGGATGCCATAGCCCTGCTGGGCGAGCGTTCCTTTGACCTGCTCCTGTCCGATATTCAAATGCCGGGGATGGATGGCATGGAAACAACCCGTATCATTCGCAACAAACTCAAACTCGACATCCCGGTCATCGCCCTGACCGCCCACGCCATGAAGGGAGACCGAGGCCGGTTTATCAAAGCAGGCATGGATGGATACATTGCCAAGCCATTTGAGCTGACTGAATTAAAAGAAGAATTGGTTCGCGTCATGAACCTCAGACACACTGAGAAACACTGA
- the selD gene encoding selenide, water dikinase SelD — protein MTKLKLVSTVKAAGUAAKIAPGDLEKALSGVHVRKDNRVLAGGPGDNEDAVVLSFPAGKALVQTVDFFTPIVNDPYRFGRIAAANSLSDVYAMGGTPWSTMNIVCFPIKTMSGQVLTDILRGGKDAVEEAGAVPSGGHSVEDEELKYGLSVTGLVEPDGFASNRGVRPGDALLLTKPIGTGVLATAVKGEMPGADAMEEILFRVCGRLNRAGGDVIRELGLLGATDITGFGLGGHLIELAEASGVSIELEMNAVPLIEHALELAGMGMLPAGSICNRDYYKPKTTLTHGLDPIHFDLMFDAQTSGGLILSVPPEKLADARSMLLEAGDLAAHIGTARACGDGDTPLFIS, from the coding sequence ACAGTCAAAGCGGCTGGTTGAGCCGCCAAGATTGCTCCGGGGGACCTGGAGAAGGCACTGTCGGGCGTTCATGTCCGAAAAGACAACCGCGTATTGGCCGGGGGACCGGGCGATAACGAGGACGCTGTGGTTTTGTCTTTTCCCGCTGGCAAGGCATTGGTCCAGACTGTTGATTTCTTTACGCCTATCGTCAATGATCCCTATCGGTTCGGCAGAATCGCCGCTGCCAACTCCCTCTCCGATGTCTACGCCATGGGCGGCACGCCGTGGTCGACCATGAATATTGTCTGTTTCCCGATCAAGACGATGTCCGGCCAGGTCCTGACCGACATCCTGCGTGGTGGCAAGGATGCCGTGGAAGAGGCTGGAGCCGTCCCTTCAGGGGGGCACAGTGTCGAGGACGAGGAGCTTAAATACGGATTATCAGTCACCGGGTTGGTCGAGCCTGATGGGTTTGCCTCTAACCGCGGAGTGCGGCCTGGTGATGCACTGCTTCTGACAAAACCCATCGGTACGGGGGTGCTGGCAACAGCGGTCAAGGGCGAGATGCCCGGCGCGGATGCCATGGAAGAAATACTTTTTCGTGTGTGCGGTCGGCTCAACAGGGCCGGAGGTGACGTGATTCGTGAATTGGGTCTGCTGGGAGCCACGGATATCACCGGCTTCGGCTTGGGTGGGCATCTCATCGAACTGGCAGAGGCCAGCGGGGTCTCCATCGAGCTTGAGATGAATGCCGTGCCGCTTATCGAGCACGCGCTTGAGCTGGCGGGTATGGGAATGCTGCCTGCCGGGTCAATCTGCAACCGGGACTACTACAAACCCAAGACGACGCTCACTCATGGGCTTGATCCCATTCATTTCGATTTGATGTTCGATGCGCAAACTTCGGGTGGGTTGATTCTTTCCGTTCCTCCTGAGAAGCTGGCTGATGCCCGGTCCATGCTGCTTGAAGCGGGAGACTTGGCGGCGCATATCGGGACTGCCCGCGCCTGTGGTGACGGGGATACGCCCCTTTTCATTTCCTAG